A window of Mucilaginibacter paludis DSM 18603 contains these coding sequences:
- a CDS encoding SusC/RagA family TonB-linked outer membrane protein, translated as MMRKNIKNYCVLLVFLLCGLAGARAQEKKDSIVNLAFRTVAKQDLLGAASTVDISDIMKKSYGTYSLDNLGSFVGGYTGNVWGQAPLVLVDGIPRRASDIRLTEIQSITVLKSGSAVVLYGSTAAKGVILITTKRGSVKPLQVDVRANTGVFLPKSYPKYLNAADYMTLYNEALTNDGIATSGGGYTSDQINNTRAGANPYKYPDINLLGSDYLKKAYVKSDVTTEVSGGNEFARYYTNIGMSYNNNLVKFGEWNNNNDFVFNIRGNVDMNLNKWLTASVDAVAVNTNNYTGRGDFWGATSSVTANFNKFSPYIPVSMLDPNNSSLQAIAKNSNHLIDGKYLLGGVSSSQTNVLSDMLAAGYIKTKSSTFLYNMSLGADLGSILKGLTFKAITSMDYSSIYSEAYQLPYATYQPTWSTVSGQDVITALTQYGVDRNSTNEFIGVSSYTQTISLRSQFGYQRTFANDHHVTATLLGWGYTSQFSSDQDNNGGSTYQPVKNLNLGFQAGYNYKSKYYVDFSGAVVHSVKLPPGKRNALSPTVSLGWRISDEDFFKNNISFINDLKLKTSYSSIKQDIDITGTRAGGAATDTYLYQGYYSNTATLGGWYQWRDGSAGGFTTLSGQADNPDLTYVKRNELTVGFDGSLFKNLITLDVNYFSQTTDGLLARGTSIYPSYFSGWGDFRPWINYNKEKRTGLDFTVNLNKQIGQVQYSLGVSGMYYNSKVLRRDELPEESYLARTGRALDANYGYISEGFFQSQADIANSPRQTFGTVKPGDLKYQDINNDGIIDSKDQVDLGHTGYAASPFSYGLNFTAKWKHFTLFALGSGTSGAVGFKNSSYYWVGGSSKYSDVVWGRWTEATKNTATYPRLTTNSSNNFRNSTFWMYKVNRFNLNRVQVTYDFDNKVFRKSFVHGLSVYAQGDNLLVISKERQLMETNIGSAPQTRFFNLGAKASF; from the coding sequence ATGATGAGAAAAAATATAAAAAACTACTGTGTCCTTTTAGTCTTTTTGCTATGCGGATTGGCAGGAGCGCGTGCACAGGAAAAAAAGGATAGTATTGTAAATCTGGCGTTCCGAACGGTTGCTAAGCAGGATCTGCTGGGGGCAGCATCCACTGTTGACATATCCGACATCATGAAAAAAAGTTACGGCACCTACAGCTTAGATAACTTGGGAAGTTTTGTAGGAGGGTATACAGGGAACGTTTGGGGCCAGGCACCACTGGTACTGGTTGATGGGATACCCCGGCGTGCTTCGGATATCCGCCTGACAGAGATACAGTCCATTACAGTGCTTAAAAGCGGGAGTGCTGTTGTACTTTACGGAAGTACTGCCGCTAAGGGTGTTATCCTGATCACCACGAAACGTGGAAGCGTGAAGCCACTGCAAGTTGATGTACGCGCCAATACCGGCGTTTTTCTGCCAAAATCGTACCCTAAATATCTTAATGCGGCCGACTATATGACCTTATACAATGAGGCGTTGACCAACGATGGGATTGCGACCTCGGGAGGCGGTTATACATCCGACCAGATTAACAATACCCGGGCTGGTGCAAACCCTTACAAGTATCCTGATATTAATCTTTTAGGTTCCGACTACCTCAAAAAGGCTTATGTAAAGTCGGATGTAACCACGGAGGTATCCGGTGGGAATGAATTTGCCCGGTATTATACAAATATTGGCATGTCATACAATAATAACCTGGTAAAATTTGGCGAATGGAACAACAATAACGATTTCGTTTTCAATATCAGGGGAAATGTTGACATGAACCTTAATAAATGGCTTACTGCATCTGTAGATGCCGTGGCCGTAAATACCAACAACTATACCGGGAGAGGTGATTTCTGGGGAGCAACTTCATCAGTTACTGCCAATTTCAACAAGTTTTCGCCATATATCCCCGTAAGTATGTTAGATCCTAACAATAGTTCGCTGCAAGCCATTGCCAAAAATAGCAACCACCTTATAGATGGTAAGTATTTGCTTGGCGGGGTAAGTTCAAGCCAAACCAATGTATTGTCTGATATGCTGGCGGCCGGTTACATTAAAACCAAGTCGAGCACATTTCTGTACAATATGAGTTTAGGAGCCGATCTGGGTTCGATTTTAAAAGGCTTAACCTTTAAAGCAATAACCAGTATGGATTATTCTTCCATATATTCTGAAGCCTACCAATTGCCTTACGCAACATACCAGCCCACCTGGTCTACCGTTAGCGGGCAAGACGTGATTACCGCTCTGACTCAGTATGGCGTAGATAGAAACTCTACTAATGAATTTATTGGAGTATCATCTTACACACAAACCATTTCTTTAAGATCGCAGTTTGGATATCAGCGTACTTTTGCAAACGACCATCATGTTACGGCAACTTTATTGGGATGGGGCTACACATCGCAATTCTCGAGCGATCAAGATAATAATGGCGGAAGTACTTATCAACCTGTTAAAAATTTGAACCTGGGTTTCCAGGCAGGCTATAACTACAAGAGCAAATATTATGTAGATTTTTCGGGCGCGGTAGTGCATTCGGTTAAATTGCCGCCAGGAAAGCGTAATGCCTTGTCGCCAACGGTTTCGCTCGGATGGCGCATTAGTGATGAAGATTTCTTTAAAAACAACATTTCTTTTATTAACGATCTGAAGTTAAAAACATCTTATTCATCTATTAAGCAGGACATTGATATTACAGGCACAAGGGCCGGTGGCGCTGCTACCGATACCTACCTATACCAAGGCTACTACAGTAATACCGCTACTCTTGGCGGCTGGTATCAGTGGCGCGATGGTTCGGCTGGCGGGTTCACAACGCTTTCGGGCCAGGCAGATAATCCTGATTTGACATACGTAAAGCGGAATGAGTTGACAGTAGGATTTGACGGATCGCTTTTTAAAAACCTGATTACGCTTGACGTTAATTACTTTTCACAAACCACCGACGGCCTGCTTGCCCGTGGCACTTCCATTTATCCGTCTTACTTTTCCGGTTGGGGTGATTTTCGCCCCTGGATCAATTATAATAAGGAAAAACGTACCGGGCTTGATTTCACGGTTAACCTGAACAAACAGATTGGGCAAGTACAATATTCATTAGGGGTATCCGGAATGTATTACAACTCTAAAGTACTGCGCAGGGATGAGCTACCCGAAGAAAGCTACCTGGCCAGGACAGGCAGGGCTCTGGATGCCAATTATGGATATATCAGTGAAGGATTTTTTCAGAGCCAGGCTGATATAGCTAATTCCCCGCGTCAAACATTTGGCACGGTAAAGCCAGGCGACCTGAAATATCAAGATATCAACAATGATGGTATAATTGATAGCAAGGATCAGGTAGACCTGGGGCATACCGGCTATGCTGCTTCTCCGTTTTCGTATGGGCTTAACTTTACGGCTAAGTGGAAACACTTCACCTTATTTGCATTAGGTTCAGGCACCAGTGGTGCTGTTGGTTTCAAAAACAGCTCCTATTACTGGGTTGGCGGCAGCAGTAAATATTCTGACGTGGTATGGGGCCGCTGGACAGAGGCAACCAAAAATACAGCCACCTATCCGCGCTTAACAACCAATAGTAGCAACAATTTCCGTAACTCTACTTTTTGGATGTACAAAGTAAACCGTTTTAATCTGAACCGGGTTCAGGTTACCTACGATTTCGACAACAAGGTTTTCAGAAAATCCTTTGTGCATGGCCTGAGCGTTTATGCACAGGGTGATAACCTGCTTGTCATATCAAAAGAGCGTCAATTGATGGAGACCAATATCGGATCGGCGCCCCAAACTCGCTTTTTTAACTTAGGCGCCAAGGCTTCTTTTTAA
- a CDS encoding RagB/SusD family nutrient uptake outer membrane protein, with translation MKFNIIFIGLAVLFFTSCKKILNPEPENLKTVDQMYTDANFAQGFLINAYRTIPTYYDNSDYATDDAVTNQLTNSYLTMATGSWTASNNPVSVWNSSYEAMQYLNLFLENSNKVKWASDPEAAKLFNTRMRGEAFGMRGLYMYFLLRNHGGVGSNGQLLGVPIITQYQTPTSVFNVPRASFDACVKQIYKDLDSAEVYLPVEYNDISTVAQIPDRFKQFTQNPDTYNRVMGQYGRQLFNGLIAKTFRARTALLAASPAFQNSTNPATWADAANYAAAVINYKGGISALPSTGVTYYANKSEISGLSNGSNPAEIIWRENLVTNDGTQEGQNFPPTLGGTGYMNPTQNLVDAFPMANGYPIDHPNANYNAAAPYTNRDPRFAAYIIYNGSTEGVSNAVIKTGSASGTDDGINIRSTSTRTGYYMKKRLRMDVNRNSSSISGQTHYTPRLRYTEMYLAYAEAANEAWGPTGVGTQAYSAYDVIKAIRKRALNLNTDPYLEEVKSDQGKMRDLIRNERRLELCFESFRFWDLRRWKVDLTKLNETARGMDVNAGVYTPLNSVETRSYQSYMYYGPIPNSEILKYNLLSQNQGWR, from the coding sequence ATGAAATTCAATATCATATTTATCGGATTGGCAGTTTTGTTTTTTACAAGCTGCAAAAAGATCCTCAACCCGGAGCCGGAAAACTTGAAGACGGTTGACCAAATGTACACTGATGCCAATTTTGCCCAGGGTTTTTTGATCAATGCTTACAGAACGATACCGACTTACTACGACAATTCAGATTATGCCACAGACGATGCCGTAACTAACCAGTTGACCAATAGTTATCTGACGATGGCCACAGGGTCATGGACGGCCTCTAATAATCCTGTTTCTGTATGGAATTCGTCGTACGAGGCCATGCAGTATCTTAACCTTTTTCTTGAAAACTCAAATAAGGTTAAATGGGCTTCAGACCCCGAGGCGGCAAAGCTTTTCAACACCCGGATGCGGGGCGAGGCTTTCGGTATGCGCGGCCTTTATATGTATTTTTTATTGCGTAATCATGGCGGAGTTGGCAGCAACGGGCAGTTGTTAGGTGTACCTATCATTACCCAGTATCAAACCCCTACTTCGGTATTCAATGTACCACGTGCAAGTTTTGATGCCTGTGTTAAACAGATTTACAAAGATCTTGACAGCGCAGAAGTTTATCTTCCTGTAGAATATAACGATATAAGTACAGTTGCGCAGATTCCTGACCGCTTTAAACAGTTTACCCAGAATCCGGATACGTATAACCGGGTGATGGGGCAGTACGGGCGGCAATTGTTTAACGGATTGATAGCAAAGACGTTCCGGGCCAGGACAGCTTTGTTGGCAGCGAGCCCGGCCTTCCAGAACAGTACTAACCCTGCAACATGGGCAGATGCCGCTAACTACGCTGCGGCAGTGATCAATTACAAAGGCGGAATTAGCGCTTTGCCTTCGACGGGTGTTACTTATTATGCCAATAAGAGTGAAATTAGCGGATTGTCTAATGGTAGTAATCCAGCCGAGATCATCTGGAGAGAAAACCTGGTAACCAATGATGGTACCCAGGAAGGCCAGAATTTTCCGCCTACATTGGGCGGTACCGGCTATATGAACCCCACTCAAAACCTGGTAGACGCCTTTCCAATGGCTAATGGTTATCCCATTGATCATCCTAACGCAAATTACAATGCCGCCGCGCCGTATACAAACAGAGATCCGAGGTTCGCAGCATATATTATTTACAACGGAAGTACCGAAGGGGTAAGTAATGCGGTAATCAAAACTGGCAGTGCATCGGGTACTGACGACGGAATAAATATAAGGTCAACTTCTACACGCACAGGCTATTACATGAAAAAGCGCCTTAGGATGGATGTTAACCGTAATTCGAGTTCAATAAGCGGACAAACGCACTATACGCCCCGCCTGCGCTATACCGAAATGTATCTCGCTTACGCTGAGGCCGCCAACGAGGCCTGGGGGCCTACCGGAGTGGGAACTCAAGCTTATTCGGCATACGACGTGATCAAGGCAATCCGGAAAAGAGCGCTCAATTTAAATACCGACCCTTATTTAGAGGAAGTAAAAAGCGATCAAGGTAAAATGCGCGATCTGATTCGCAATGAACGCCGCCTGGAATTATGCTTTGAAAGTTTCCGTTTCTGGGACCTTCGCCGATGGAAGGTTGATTTGACTAAATTGAACGAAACAGCAAGAGGAATGGATGTGAACGCGGGCGTTTACACTCCGCTGAACAGTGTGGAAACGCGTTCGTACCAGAGTTATATGTACTACGGGCCTATCCCCAATTCGGAGATTTTGAAATACAACCTGCTTTCACAAAATCAGGGGTGGAGATAA